The segment AATCGCATATGTCAGACGAGCCGCGCGGCCGCTAATACTTTGGATTCTTTCATCAACTAAAACTGCTTTTGTTTTTTTTCTGACCAAGAAGAGAAAAAGCATGCCTATTAATACTCCGGCCAACGCTAAAATGATGTTGTTATAAACAACCGCGATGGCCACAATGGCCGAAGCAAAGGACGCAGTAAGAACCTTCATTTTTTTGAATTGTTTGTAATTCATGGTATTTTAGTTAAGTTTATTTTACTTATTGTAAAACATACATTACAATATGTCAAGAAAGTTATCCACAACATTTTAAAAATTAAAATTTAATATAAAACAATTCCAGCTTTTAGTTGGAATTATCTTATAAAAAAATAAAAATTCTTTTATGAAGGTTCTGACATAACCTCAGCTGACCAATACAAGAACCGTTGTTTATTTGGTAATTCGTAATAAAAATTGCCCGAAGCCCGGCCATCTTTAAAAATTCCCGTAAATGCGTGCTGTCCAAGCCAGGCTTCTATTTGCCCATTCTTTTGATTATATGTGCCAGTGACGCTGCCACTTGGAATATCAACCGGATAGCCCCTTATCCAGCTGCCAGAATCATAAATATTGCCTTCGCTGTCAACGCAATCGGCAGCTATATCTGGATCGTCATTTTCAGGACATTGCCAATAATCCCAAACACTCAAATCAATTTGGCCGCTAACGTTATTGCCAAAAATTGACAAATTAATTGTGCCACTGCCCGCTTTTTTGTGCAATCTGCCATCTTCCTTGATTGTAAAAGTTGTTGGCTGAACAAAGAGAGAACCAGACAGACTAAAGGCACTTGGATTAAACTCAAGAATTTTTCGTAAAATAGCTTCCTCGCCGGGTTCATAAACTTTACTTTCTTCAAAAATTTCCTTAACCAAAACTGGATTTTTTCTTAATTCTTCAATCCTGGCAAACATATTGACAATGCTTGTTATCATCCCTTGATCTATTTTTACTTCTTTATTCACAACCGGCACGGCATTCTCAACAATATCAATTACTTCGTAATCTCCGGCCGGCACACTAACTTTGGCTTCCCCGCTCGTTGTTTTGGCCACAGTCATTAAGGTTTTATTTTTTTCTATCTCGTTCAATTTCTCTGCAACGGCTCTCTTTTCTTTAATAGTCCATTGATCGTACGGCTGAATTTGTCCGGCTATTAATCCTGTGCGCGGATCATCCTCGGATAATTCATCGCTGTCTATTTCGCCAGCCAAAACACCATAAATAGCAGTTTGGACTTCTTGGGCCGTTACTATAATTATTTCGGTATCGCCTTCGCTTGGCACTTCGGCCGGATCGACTGATTCGTGCAAGACTTCAAATCCTGTATTTATAGCTTTGCTTTTCAAATATTCTATGACAGTTTCTTTATCAAGCATAATTTTTAAAAAATCTTCTAAGTCGCCGGGCAAAACATCCGGCTCCACGCTTTGAACGCCAGTGGCAGCCAAAATACCATCTACATAAGCCAAGGTGCCGGCCTTGCCCATTTCCGTAGCTGCCTTAGCTAAGTTAACTTCTTCTCTAAATAAATCTCCCAACCCCTCCTCTAAAGTGCTAGCGTCCCGGGTTAAGTCTTCAACTTTGGTAAAATGACAGGTAAAAATTTCGTTGATATTATTTATGCCATTTTTCTTTAATTCTGCATTCAAAATTTCACGATCAACCCCCGCGCAGCCTTGATAGGCTTTGTAAATTCCCAGGCGAGCGCTTTCATGCACAGTATCAAAACCGTCAACTAATTTTCCGACAACAGGAACTTTTGATAAAATAGCGCCAACCAAACCATATTTTTGTTTATAAGTTTGTTCGGCAAAAACGGGTTTAACCAATCCGGATCTCACCAAAAAATTTCCCTCTATCTCCTCAGCCTGCTTATGCAAATCCATCAGCAAATCGTAAACTTTTTTTCCCTTTTCTCTTACTACCTTCATTTGGTCGAGCATCTGTTCTGTGGTGTAGTTTTTATAGCCGTACATTGATAATCGAACATTTTCTTCCTGAAAGTTTAGATATTCGTTGTACAAAGATACGGACTGCTTATCAAAATTTTTTGTTTCTTTTGTTAAATTTTTCCAGGCAAAAAATGAAGCTCCTGCGATCACCAAGATTATCATGATAAAAACAATTATTTTTTTCATAAATTTAATATTATTCTTTAGTTCTATAATTTTATTATCTCATTATCTTGTCATCTGGTCAAAATAAAGGTTTCTTTGGCTTCGGGGGTGGGATTCTTTCCGAACCCCAACAATGAAAAAACGAGTATCTAGTGACACTCATTTTTTCATGGCTCCGAGCTGTGAGAGAACTTAGAACTATCATTTTAAGCGGTTGGAAGTCCTACGAACTGGACGCGGCCGTGGATATGCTGGAAGGAAAGTTCCCACTAAACTACTAATTCGATAAATTCCCTAAAAACTGGCGAGGAAATGAGAAAATTACTTTTTATACCCAACTACTAAATATAAAATTCCCGGAATAAGGGGTGTAAGCAAATTAACGCTGAAGTTTGCGTCCGTTAAAAGTCCGACAACAAAACCGATTATTATAGGAATGATCACAAGAAATCCTCCTGCCTTGGGATATTTCCAACCCAAAACCAAGCCGATAAAGACCAGTGGCATCATGGCCAGCGCGACATTTTCCCATAATGAATAATCCGGCTTGGCAAACGGCAAAGGATTGCCGTAGCCGAAATAAAACGGCAAGGTAAAGATTAAAATACACAATGCAAGTATTCTGGCAACCCATTTTATTGCTTTCATATTTTTATTGTTAGTTTAATTATTTTAAATTCCATCTATATTATAACAGGAATCGTTTTTATATGATATATGGCGCTCCTACGAACTGGACGCAGCCGTAGATATGCTGGAAGGAAAGTTCCCACTGAACTATTAATTCTTATGACGTTCTATCTCACGCGAAATTTTCTCTACCCCTTTATTGATCCCTTCAATATTTTTTGCCATCTCGTAAATTGGTGGCGTACCAAGCTGCCGTTCAACTAAACTCTTAAAACCCATAAGGTATTTATCGTTATAAGTATGTTCAAGGGAGTGATCACTATATTCCAACGAGATGGTCACATCTTTTTTCTGCAGGTCGTCTACTCTACCTACCAAAGAGAGTAAGGGAATTTTTATAGTTTGTTGAGGAGCGAGGGTGGGAAGACCGTTTTTTATAATTTCGATCTCGTTAAGATTTTCCTTCTCATTAAAAAGGGTCAAATTTCCGTCCACAATAAAGGAAATATTTCGAGCGATTCCGTTCCCGTAGTTACCGATCACTAACTCTATCAAATTCAGCCAATCTTCCCTTTGAGCAATAAAAACTGCTATCCGAGGACGTCTATTTTCCTCCTCAGTTTTAGACATCAGCTGAACTGTGCGTTTCGTTTGCCATGCATAATAGGCCGTTATAACCACTAGCAGTAAAGTAGCAACTGCCTGAACAAAACCGCTATTATTATTTAACCAATTGACTATTTGCATAAAATTAATCCCAACGTAAATCTGTTAAATCTGATTCGATATCATGACCTTTAGCTTCGTTTTCGTATGACTCAGAAATAGACTTAAGCAATGCTCCAGTTCTTGGCCATCTATTTTTTACAGAATCACTCATAGCCTTATATCTTTGAGATAATTCACGCTCCTGCTTTCCTCCATCCATTAATCCGCGAGAAGTGACTCCTCGGCTATTATATATTTCAACTTGAACATGTTCGTCAATCGTCTTACTATTGAGCTTCTCTATAAGGTTTCTTACGGCTGTATGAGGCCATACTCCATCTGGATCGCTGGGTGCATGGGCTAGTATAAAGCCTATCTGTAAATCGCCACCGATTGTGTGATTTGTTTCGGCACATTTCTCCCTGGCAGATTCGACCCACTCAGTCAATTCTTTTTCATCGACACTTCCGTCACTTTTTACGCCCGGCAATAGATACCAAGAGTCTAGTGCTTCGCGGGCAACACGTGCTCGTCTTTCAAGTAATATATCATCCACTTTTTCTTTTTCCGGATCGGGCGCACGATCATCTCGCCTGTAAATAAATGAAATTAATTGGGCAAAAAAACCTGGGTCTTTTTGTAATAATCTATGAATCGCAGTAGATGATGAAGTATATCGTTTTAAATCGTCAAAAAGAGCAGCGAAAGGCCATTCTAATTTAACCATTTCTTCCATGGAGAGATCATCATTTTTATAGAGCTGATCGAAAACATGACCCAAATGATATTCCTCCATTACACCTGCTTTTAACTTTTTATCCTCAAGCTTTAAAATCTCTTCGAGTAATCGTTTAAGTAATATACTTGGAAGTAATAACTTGGGATCGCCCGCAATCCGTAATGCCACCTCTGGCCGTTTTACATCGAGTAGTTTTTCAATAGCAATAGGTGCTTCCTCGCTTTTGTCAGCCCTAGAATAACCGCTTGCAATTTTCCAATAAGCCTCCTCGGCCTCTTTACCTTGGGAGTTAACGGCTGACCAGGTTTCCGCGTTTTCTGGTAATCCAAGATACAAAAGCGCACACGCTTCAGATGAATAATTCCCCTTGGTTTTTAAACGTTTGATTTGCTGCTCAACCCATCCTGGTCCAGCGACCTCAACTCTTCCAAGTGCGTATCCTCGGATAAGAAGCGATGCATCGCCAATTCGGTCGATCATCCCATCTAAATTTTTTGCATCCTCTTCCTCGTCACAGATTACTTTACCGAGCGCATGACCAAGAACTCCTACGTATTGGATCGTTCCAGCATATTCGATAATTCGCTCTAAGGATGCCTTGTCGAGTACCTCACGAGCCACTTTTTCTCGACTCGCATTTATAGTGGTATCCTTTGCGTCATATCCTTTTGGCTCCCCCTCGGGTAATCGTGGCCATGGAT is part of the Patescibacteria group bacterium genome and harbors:
- a CDS encoding DUF2178 domain-containing protein gives rise to the protein MNYKQFKKMKVLTASFASAIVAIAVVYNNIILALAGVLIGMLFLFLVRKKTKAVLVDERIQSISGRAARLTYAILTITIAFLSLVFIIIGRRVGEANYEMLGIILSYVTLFSMAIYSLSYKYFSKKYGETDDEQN